From the Roseibium salinum genome, one window contains:
- a CDS encoding flagellar biosynthetic protein FliO: MYNWIETTFNVSGGVTQVIAVLLALAAVLLLFGLFIFILRRLMGSDPQQNRSRQPRIAVMDSAAVDTKRRLILIRRDNIEHLILVGGPSDVVVEQNIIRHAPLGSARPGTMAQAGVPGQVKSPVAPGPDLPPRPDEWAAATETAPPPPAVQARPPSPAPRPAAAASPSAPAATSAPARAPAAPSAPAPTATAPVAPAAPRQPAMEKARINPFAAKPPQTDAKPATASLDVRPDPKPEPAGSTGRAADLLRAATQNGFNRTVSKPQSPAVPPVADMAAGAEKAHQAPEVKVEPAPVREEATPAASDTASPFKSLTRPFSPRERPSYGGYSITPPASGPAARAKTALLKPVEAEQPAHKIEPVLPAAPAPAAPPPQPEQQAETDRIAPDVPDERHEDAGEVPAEPETAGVAAREEDRVSEETDSTPAAAADQDETATASLAEPEAAGPSGNEPQEDGAAETVAPKTVTQRDIELDLGDLIVDDGPAEAEPGPDDLADTQPDRQDQAQGAGDTPERSSAPEVKLTDTDVKPAAKPSAGLGDRNPIEEEMARILDELGGQSRG; this comes from the coding sequence ATGTACAATTGGATTGAAACGACGTTCAACGTGAGCGGAGGTGTTACACAAGTGATCGCGGTGCTTCTCGCGCTCGCAGCCGTCCTTCTGCTGTTCGGCCTGTTCATCTTCATTCTCAGGCGCCTGATGGGATCCGACCCCCAGCAGAACCGGAGCAGGCAGCCCCGTATCGCCGTCATGGACAGCGCCGCCGTCGACACCAAGCGTCGTCTCATCCTGATCCGCAGGGACAATATCGAACACCTGATTCTTGTCGGCGGCCCGAGCGACGTCGTCGTGGAACAGAACATCATCCGCCACGCCCCGCTCGGCAGCGCGCGTCCCGGCACCATGGCCCAGGCAGGCGTGCCTGGGCAGGTCAAGAGCCCTGTGGCGCCCGGCCCCGACCTGCCGCCGCGCCCGGACGAGTGGGCCGCGGCGACCGAGACCGCTCCCCCGCCGCCTGCCGTCCAGGCCAGGCCTCCTTCGCCGGCGCCCCGGCCCGCGGCCGCAGCTTCTCCCTCGGCCCCAGCCGCGACCTCAGCCCCGGCACGTGCTCCGGCGGCGCCCTCCGCACCCGCACCAACTGCGACGGCCCCGGTGGCGCCGGCTGCCCCCAGGCAACCGGCCATGGAAAAGGCGCGGATCAATCCCTTTGCCGCCAAGCCTCCCCAGACGGATGCCAAACCGGCAACAGCGTCGCTCGACGTCAGGCCGGACCCGAAACCGGAACCTGCCGGCAGCACCGGCCGCGCCGCGGACCTGCTGCGCGCGGCAACCCAGAACGGTTTCAACAGAACCGTCTCGAAACCCCAGTCGCCTGCGGTCCCACCTGTGGCAGATATGGCGGCAGGTGCGGAGAAGGCCCATCAGGCGCCGGAAGTGAAGGTCGAGCCCGCCCCCGTCAGGGAAGAGGCCACGCCGGCCGCCAGCGACACCGCTTCACCCTTCAAGTCCCTGACGCGGCCGTTCAGCCCGCGCGAGCGCCCCTCCTATGGCGGCTACTCCATCACGCCCCCGGCGTCCGGCCCCGCCGCACGCGCAAAGACCGCTCTGCTGAAACCGGTGGAAGCTGAGCAGCCCGCGCACAAGATCGAACCCGTCCTGCCCGCCGCTCCCGCACCGGCCGCCCCGCCCCCGCAACCGGAGCAGCAGGCCGAAACCGACCGGATTGCACCGGATGTTCCGGACGAGCGCCACGAGGATGCCGGAGAGGTTCCGGCGGAACCGGAAACCGCCGGCGTGGCCGCTCGTGAAGAGGACCGGGTGAGCGAAGAGACTGACAGCACGCCTGCGGCCGCGGCCGATCAGGATGAAACCGCAACCGCTTCCCTGGCGGAGCCGGAGGCTGCCGGACCGTCCGGCAACGAGCCCCAGGAGGACGGCGCGGCCGAAACCGTCGCGCCCAAAACCGTTACGCAAAGGGATATCGAGCTTGATCTGGGAGACCTCATTGTCGACGACGGCCCGGCGGAAGCCGAGCCGGGCCCGGATGACCTTGCCGACACCCAGCCAGACAGACAGGACCAGGCCCAGGGCGCTGGCGACACCCCGGAACGCAGCTCGGCGCCCGAAGTCAAGCTGACGGACACGGACGTCAAGCCGGCGGCCAAACCGTCGGCCGGACTGGGCGACCGGAACCCGATCGAAGAGGAAATGGCCAGGATCCTCGATGAACTGGGCGGGCAGTCACGAGGATGA
- the fliQ gene encoding flagellar biosynthesis protein FliQ — MTGGEVLDIGREAVWTMILVAAPVMIVGLLVGVVIALFQALTQIQEMTLVFVPKILAIFVTLLITLPFMSQLLEAFMGRVTEMILATS, encoded by the coding sequence ATGACGGGCGGTGAAGTTCTCGACATCGGCAGGGAAGCGGTCTGGACGATGATCCTGGTCGCCGCGCCGGTGATGATCGTCGGCCTTCTCGTCGGCGTGGTCATCGCCCTGTTCCAGGCGCTGACCCAGATTCAGGAAATGACGCTCGTTTTCGTGCCGAAGATCCTGGCGATTTTCGTGACGCTCCTCATCACCCTGCCGTTCATGAGCCAGTTGCTGGAGGCCTTCATGGGACGGGTGACGGAGATGATCCTGGCCACGAGTTAG
- the flgF gene encoding flagellar basal-body rod protein FlgF, with protein sequence MENAQLVALSRQSILRKQLDVVANNMANINTTGFKSDSLHFKEYVMPIASASAFEPQDQDISYVDMFTTRTDFDHGPIKLTNNDFDLALNSDGFFVVEMEDGTQAYTRSGSFLLDNTGQLITADGHPVLTDVGPVTFTQEDGLVEISGDGTISTELGIRGRIQVAEFEDVRALEKIGDTLFKGENPIPAQGVRMVQGAVEASNVYGITEVTRMIEVTRAYDSTSKIVKDLDELRRQAISTLGNFQA encoded by the coding sequence ATGGAGAACGCTCAACTGGTTGCCTTGTCGAGGCAATCGATATTGCGGAAACAGCTTGATGTGGTTGCCAACAACATGGCCAACATCAATACCACGGGGTTCAAGTCGGACAGTCTGCATTTCAAGGAATATGTAATGCCGATTGCCAGCGCGAGCGCGTTCGAGCCGCAGGATCAGGACATCTCTTATGTGGATATGTTCACGACCCGGACCGACTTCGACCACGGCCCGATCAAGCTGACGAACAATGATTTCGATCTTGCGCTGAACAGCGACGGCTTCTTCGTCGTCGAAATGGAAGACGGCACGCAGGCCTATACCAGGAGCGGCTCCTTTCTCCTGGACAACACGGGCCAGCTCATCACCGCGGACGGCCATCCCGTCCTGACCGATGTCGGACCGGTCACCTTCACTCAGGAGGACGGCCTGGTCGAGATTTCCGGCGACGGCACGATCTCCACGGAGCTCGGCATTCGCGGCCGGATCCAAGTGGCCGAGTTCGAGGACGTCCGCGCGCTGGAGAAGATCGGCGACACCCTTTTCAAGGGCGAGAACCCCATCCCCGCCCAGGGCGTGCGCATGGTACAGGGTGCTGTTGAAGCCTCCAACGTCTACGGCATCACCGAAGTCACACGCATGATTGAAGTCACGCGCGCCTATGACTCGACTTCCAAAATCGTCAAGGACCTGGATGAGTTGCGCCGACAGGCGATCTCCACCCTTGGCAACTTCCAGGCATAA
- the fliP gene encoding flagellar type III secretion system pore protein FliP (The bacterial flagellar biogenesis protein FliP forms a type III secretion system (T3SS)-type pore required for flagellar assembly.), whose amino-acid sequence MTQDNRLVPRLRWPVGLAGLLAFLAAGLIFFAGPATAQEISIGLGDDASLTERAVQLVILLTILSLAPSILVMVTSFTRIVVVLSLLRSAIGLQTAPPNMVMVSLALFLSAFIMMPTLQSAYDAGVQPLVDGNIEFEEAFDRASDPFRTFMLSQVREKDLALFQELSGQEAPEGPEELSMATLVPAFMISELRRAFEIGFLLYLPFLIIDLVIASVLMSMGMMMLPPVVISLPFKLIFFVLVDGWNLVAGSLVKSFGGG is encoded by the coding sequence ATGACGCAGGACAACCGCTTGGTGCCACGCCTCAGGTGGCCTGTTGGTTTGGCGGGACTGCTGGCGTTTCTGGCCGCGGGCCTGATCTTTTTCGCGGGCCCGGCAACCGCACAGGAGATTTCCATAGGCCTCGGCGATGACGCCAGCCTGACCGAACGCGCCGTTCAGCTCGTCATCCTTCTGACGATCCTGTCGCTCGCTCCGTCGATCCTGGTGATGGTGACGAGCTTCACCCGGATCGTCGTCGTCCTTTCGCTGCTGAGATCGGCAATCGGCCTGCAGACCGCGCCGCCGAACATGGTCATGGTCAGCCTGGCGCTGTTTCTCTCCGCCTTCATCATGATGCCGACGCTGCAGTCGGCCTATGATGCCGGCGTTCAGCCGCTCGTGGACGGCAACATCGAATTCGAAGAGGCCTTCGATCGTGCTTCGGATCCTTTCCGGACCTTCATGCTGTCACAGGTCCGCGAAAAGGATCTTGCGCTGTTTCAGGAGCTTTCCGGCCAGGAGGCACCGGAGGGACCGGAAGAACTTTCCATGGCGACGCTCGTACCGGCCTTCATGATTTCCGAGTTGCGGCGGGCGTTCGAGATCGGCTTCCTGCTCTATCTGCCGTTTCTCATTATCGACCTCGTCATCGCCTCTGTGCTCATGTCCATGGGCATGATGATGCTGCCGCCGGTGGTCATCTCCCTGCCGTTCAAGCTGATCTTCTTTGTGCTTGTCGACGGCTGGAACCTGGTGGCCGGTTCACTGGTCAAGAGCTTTGGCGGCGGCTGA
- the flgG gene encoding flagellar basal-body rod protein FlgG → MKALQIAATGMKAQELNVEVISNNVANMRTTGYKKQRADFQDLLYQNLRRMGTETSDTGTIVPTGIQIGSGVKLASTTRIMSQGSLEQTGKQLDLAIRGEGFFQIELPDGTTGYSRDGSFERDAEGQLVTVDGYIVDPGITIPENTQDLTISNTGVVQGVDQNGNTVQLGQVQLARFVNKAGLESIGDNLYLETDASGRPQTGNPADDGFGSVQQYFLEMANVDAVTEIADLISAQRAYEMNSKIIQAADQMYSTTTNLR, encoded by the coding sequence ATGAAAGCACTCCAAATCGCCGCGACCGGCATGAAGGCGCAGGAACTGAACGTCGAAGTGATTTCGAACAACGTCGCCAACATGCGCACGACCGGCTACAAGAAACAACGGGCGGATTTCCAGGACCTGCTTTACCAGAACCTGCGCCGCATGGGCACGGAAACCTCCGACACCGGAACGATCGTTCCCACCGGCATCCAGATCGGCTCGGGCGTCAAGCTTGCCTCCACGACCCGCATCATGTCGCAGGGCTCCCTGGAGCAGACCGGAAAGCAGCTTGACCTGGCCATCCGCGGCGAAGGCTTCTTCCAGATCGAGCTGCCCGATGGCACGACGGGCTACTCCAGGGACGGATCGTTTGAGCGCGATGCGGAGGGGCAGCTCGTGACCGTCGACGGGTACATCGTCGATCCGGGCATTACCATTCCGGAAAACACCCAGGACCTGACGATCTCCAATACGGGTGTGGTCCAGGGTGTGGACCAGAACGGCAACACCGTCCAGCTTGGTCAGGTTCAGCTGGCCCGGTTCGTCAACAAGGCGGGCCTGGAATCGATCGGTGACAACCTCTACCTGGAAACCGACGCCAGCGGCCGGCCGCAAACGGGAAATCCGGCCGATGACGGTTTCGGCTCCGTTCAACAGTATTTTCTGGAAATGGCCAATGTGGATGCGGTGACGGAAATCGCCGATCTGATCTCGGCCCAGCGCGCCTATGAGATGAACTCCAAGATCATCCAGGCCGCCGACCAGATGTACTCCACCACCACGAACCTGCGCTAA
- a CDS encoding flagellar basal body-associated FliL family protein, with amino-acid sequence MADENAAADDFGEDGAEGAASGGRKKLFLFGGIALVVLLAAGGAGYYFLMGDAAPRPAPETSETPKEVQKPVVFYDLPEMTVNLATDGRTTYLKVQIALELENRAMVDQIQPYLPRILDAFQIYLRELRPADLEGSAGLFRLKEELLRRINVSVYPAKVEGVLFKEILVQ; translated from the coding sequence ATGGCTGACGAAAACGCCGCCGCCGATGATTTCGGCGAAGACGGGGCTGAAGGCGCCGCAAGTGGCGGCAGAAAGAAGCTGTTTCTGTTTGGCGGCATTGCTCTGGTGGTTCTCCTGGCTGCAGGGGGCGCAGGGTATTATTTCCTGATGGGTGACGCGGCGCCGAGGCCGGCGCCCGAAACGTCGGAAACGCCGAAGGAAGTTCAGAAGCCGGTGGTGTTTTACGACCTGCCGGAAATGACGGTGAACCTGGCGACCGACGGGCGCACGACGTATCTGAAGGTTCAGATCGCGCTGGAGCTCGAGAATCGTGCAATGGTCGATCAGATCCAACCGTATCTGCCGCGCATTCTGGATGCATTCCAGATCTATCTGCGTGAGCTCCGCCCTGCGGACCTGGAAGGGTCTGCCGGTTTGTTCCGTCTGAAGGAAGAATTGCTCAGGCGGATCAATGTGTCGGTTTATCCGGCGAAGGTTGAAGGGGTGCTGTTCAAGGAAATCCTTGTTCAGTGA
- the fliM gene encoding flagellar motor switch protein FliM, translated as MADAWGAALAEQGAGSDDDEDLAAAWGAALEEQGAGSSDDMAAQWAAMIDDSEPDLENATRGADRVLNQEEIDNLLGFNIEDTIAGDQSGIRALINSAMVSYERLPMLEIVFDRLVRLTTTSLRNFTSDNVEVSLDSISSVRFGDYLNSIPLPAILGVFKAEEWDGFGLITVESSLIYSIIDVLLGGGRGTSAVRVEGRPYTTIETGLVQQMVALILQDAEHAFAPLSPIHFNLERLETNPRFAAISRPANAAILVELRIDMEDRGGSVEIMMPYATLEPIRDLLLQMFMGEKFGRDPIWEGHLATEIHAAEIEVDAVLYETYLPLGRVLSLDVGQTLVFDVDPHDPVTIKCGNVPLTEGTLGRVEDSIAIRVAKNLRKPKMTLAAFERAMQSEMEQ; from the coding sequence ATGGCCGACGCCTGGGGGGCTGCCCTGGCGGAGCAGGGAGCCGGCAGCGACGATGACGAAGATCTGGCTGCTGCCTGGGGTGCCGCTCTGGAAGAGCAGGGGGCCGGGAGCTCCGACGACATGGCGGCCCAATGGGCGGCCATGATCGACGACAGCGAGCCGGACCTGGAAAATGCCACCAGGGGCGCCGACCGCGTTCTCAACCAGGAAGAAATCGACAACCTTCTCGGTTTCAACATCGAGGACACGATCGCGGGCGACCAGAGCGGCATCCGGGCGCTCATAAACTCCGCAATGGTGTCCTACGAGCGTCTGCCGATGCTCGAAATCGTGTTCGACAGGCTGGTGCGCCTGACCACCACGTCGCTGCGCAACTTCACGTCGGACAACGTCGAAGTGTCGCTGGACAGCATCAGTTCCGTCCGTTTCGGCGACTACCTGAATTCCATTCCGCTTCCGGCGATTCTCGGCGTGTTCAAGGCCGAGGAGTGGGACGGTTTCGGGCTGATCACGGTTGAATCCAGTCTGATCTATTCGATCATCGACGTCCTGCTCGGCGGCGGGCGCGGAACGTCCGCGGTGCGCGTCGAAGGCCGGCCCTATACGACCATCGAGACCGGCCTCGTCCAGCAGATGGTGGCGCTGATCCTGCAGGATGCCGAGCACGCCTTCGCACCCCTGTCGCCGATCCATTTCAATCTCGAACGGCTTGAGACGAACCCGCGCTTTGCCGCGATCTCCCGTCCGGCCAACGCGGCCATCCTCGTCGAGCTTCGGATCGACATGGAAGACCGGGGCGGCTCGGTCGAGATCATGATGCCCTATGCGACGCTGGAGCCGATCCGCGATCTGCTGCTGCAGATGTTCATGGGCGAAAAGTTCGGCCGCGATCCGATCTGGGAAGGCCATCTGGCGACCGAGATCCACGCTGCGGAAATCGAGGTCGATGCGGTTCTCTACGAAACCTATCTGCCGCTCGGACGCGTGCTCAGCCTCGATGTCGGCCAGACGCTGGTCTTCGATGTCGACCCGCACGATCCCGTGACCATCAAATGCGGCAACGTTCCGCTGACCGAGGGTACCCTCGGCAGGGTGGAGGATTCGATCGCCATTCGAGTCGCAAAGAATTTGCGCAAGCCCAAGATGACTCTGGCCGCTTTCGAGCGCGCCATGCAGAGCGAAATGGAGCAATAA
- a CDS encoding DUF6468 domain-containing protein: MTTLPLGMIIEGLVAILLLITIGYCWILNRRLQRLRADEQVLRATIAELMTATEIAERAILGLKTTAAEADRTLGSRLKQAETMSQTLSEQVSEGEKIFTRITQIAEAARAATPQRQAAPREEAYAVQPPSEAPVYGHQPHAYAPSGAYGGQAAGEPERKRSTRASDICNAAAEATARLEEFRRRKGAAA, translated from the coding sequence ATGACCACATTGCCACTGGGAATGATCATTGAGGGGCTGGTCGCGATTCTGTTGCTGATCACGATCGGTTACTGCTGGATCCTCAACCGGCGTCTGCAGCGGCTGCGTGCGGATGAACAGGTTCTGCGGGCGACCATTGCGGAACTGATGACGGCAACGGAAATCGCAGAACGCGCAATCCTCGGCCTGAAGACCACCGCGGCCGAGGCGGACAGGACCCTGGGCAGCCGGCTCAAGCAGGCCGAAACCATGTCACAGACTTTGTCCGAGCAGGTCAGCGAAGGTGAGAAAATCTTTACCCGCATCACGCAGATTGCCGAGGCGGCGCGTGCGGCCACGCCTCAGCGGCAAGCCGCTCCGCGGGAAGAGGCATATGCTGTGCAGCCTCCGTCCGAAGCGCCGGTCTACGGCCATCAGCCGCACGCCTACGCGCCTTCGGGCGCCTATGGCGGGCAGGCGGCCGGCGAGCCGGAGCGCAAGCGCAGCACGAGAGCGTCGGACATCTGCAACGCTGCGGCGGAAGCAACGGCGCGTTTGGAAGAGTTTCGCAGGCGTAAAGGCGCAGCTGCATGA
- a CDS encoding flagellar hook-basal body complex protein FliE, producing the protein MSTASIASNAYQMAARLQQQARAAEDAGAKPQAVDFGQMVQEAVETVVDQGRKADDKAVGLIEGRTDVVDVVTAIAETEVALETMVAVRDRVISAYEEIMRMPI; encoded by the coding sequence ATGTCCACCGCGTCAATTGCAAGCAATGCCTATCAGATGGCCGCAAGACTGCAGCAGCAGGCACGTGCCGCCGAAGACGCGGGTGCCAAGCCGCAGGCGGTCGACTTCGGCCAGATGGTGCAGGAGGCGGTCGAGACGGTTGTCGACCAGGGCCGCAAGGCGGATGACAAGGCGGTCGGGCTGATCGAGGGCAGAACCGACGTCGTCGACGTGGTGACCGCCATCGCCGAGACGGAAGTCGCCCTGGAAACCATGGTGGCGGTGCGCGACCGGGTCATTTCCGCCTATGAGGAAATCATGCGGATGCCGATTTGA
- a CDS encoding MotE family protein, whose protein sequence is MNLRLLPLLGISASALLALKLLGLTLGPDSARFPINGAVAQEKASDSGEGAEASGETTAEVTPPPPAADEDEAEHPVLPDSLEIGGSAAERAVLESLGKRRENLQAQEGQLDLREKLLQATEERIQKRVDELKELEGRIDAAIAEKQKRDANEIAGLVTMYESMKAKDAARIFDRLSLPILLKVVRQMKPRKMADVLARMSPEAAERLTVAIASNAPLTAAPAQTAKSQPPTDQALPKIPSN, encoded by the coding sequence ATGAACCTGAGACTGTTGCCATTACTGGGGATTTCGGCGAGTGCCTTGCTCGCCCTGAAGCTGCTCGGCCTGACACTGGGCCCCGACAGCGCCAGGTTTCCCATCAATGGGGCAGTCGCCCAGGAGAAGGCCTCCGACAGTGGCGAGGGTGCCGAGGCTTCCGGCGAGACGACGGCGGAAGTCACGCCGCCACCGCCGGCTGCGGACGAGGACGAGGCTGAGCACCCGGTTCTGCCGGACAGTCTGGAAATCGGTGGGTCGGCGGCGGAGCGTGCCGTCCTGGAAAGCCTTGGAAAACGCCGCGAAAACCTTCAGGCGCAGGAGGGGCAGCTGGACCTGCGCGAGAAGCTGCTGCAGGCCACCGAGGAACGCATCCAGAAACGGGTCGACGAACTGAAGGAACTGGAAGGGCGGATCGATGCCGCCATTGCGGAAAAGCAGAAGCGGGACGCGAACGAAATCGCCGGCCTGGTGACCATGTACGAAAGCATGAAGGCCAAGGACGCCGCGCGGATTTTCGACCGGCTGAGCCTGCCGATCCTGCTGAAGGTCGTGCGGCAGATGAAGCCGAGGAAGATGGCGGACGTCCTGGCCAGGATGTCTCCGGAGGCCGCGGAAAGACTGACCGTTGCCATCGCCAGCAATGCCCCCCTTACCGCAGCGCCGGCCCAGACGGCGAAGTCCCAGCCGCCGACCGATCAAGCGCTGCCGAAAATCCCGTCAAACTGA
- a CDS encoding DUF2336 domain-containing protein: protein MIREQLEQLARIKEPEARSKLIRTLVGEYARSEDHEPSEMERELFSRIVLSVFDQLDRAARYELVVRLAKTDRIIPDLADRLAQEDYELSEPVIECSPMISVDALMQIAKSGGNDKRLSVARRSGLNEEITDTLIARSSRNVVHALLDNPDVPFSVKGTLALLIFANSEAEVLAGIAKRALKDEEFLQTQIDILETNCPLIPPPLKRALETGDLERLARSIKDLERDGDIDLDGMSYSRHEASIQIANGELSFDAILRTLFEQERIDAAIWLIGRKINLADEVVADTLKSDADGAIMRLMLQTGIHEKTYRDFLRARCEWLNRSTRSIPDLVMRYKAELKKPRQAAAKSSSAAL from the coding sequence GTGATAAGAGAGCAACTGGAGCAACTTGCCAGGATCAAGGAACCGGAGGCGAGATCGAAGCTTATCCGCACGCTCGTTGGCGAATATGCACGGTCGGAAGACCATGAACCCAGCGAGATGGAACGGGAGCTTTTTTCAAGGATTGTTCTTTCCGTTTTCGATCAGCTCGACCGCGCGGCACGTTACGAACTCGTCGTCCGCCTCGCCAAGACCGACCGCATCATTCCCGATCTCGCCGACAGGCTGGCCCAGGAGGACTACGAGCTCTCCGAGCCCGTCATCGAATGCTCGCCGATGATCAGCGTGGATGCGCTGATGCAGATCGCCAAGTCCGGCGGCAACGACAAGCGGCTTTCCGTCGCCCGCCGGTCCGGCCTGAACGAGGAAATCACCGATACGCTGATTGCCCGCAGCAGCCGGAATGTCGTCCACGCCCTGCTGGACAATCCGGATGTCCCCTTTTCGGTGAAGGGCACTCTGGCGCTTCTGATCTTCGCCAATTCGGAGGCTGAAGTTCTCGCGGGCATCGCCAAGCGCGCCCTCAAGGACGAGGAATTCCTGCAGACCCAGATCGACATTCTGGAAACCAACTGTCCGCTCATTCCCCCACCGCTCAAACGGGCGCTGGAGACGGGAGACTTGGAGCGCCTTGCCAGGTCCATCAAGGACCTGGAACGGGACGGCGACATTGACCTTGACGGCATGTCCTACTCCCGCCACGAAGCCAGCATCCAGATCGCCAATGGCGAATTGTCCTTCGACGCGATCCTGCGCACCCTCTTCGAGCAGGAGCGCATCGACGCGGCGATCTGGCTGATCGGCCGCAAGATCAATCTTGCCGACGAAGTGGTTGCCGATACGCTGAAGTCGGACGCGGACGGGGCGATCATGCGCCTCATGCTGCAGACCGGGATTCACGAAAAAACCTATCGGGATTTCCTCAGGGCCCGCTGCGAGTGGCTCAACCGCAGCACCAGGTCCATCCCGGACTTGGTCATGCGCTACAAGGCGGAACTGAAGAAGCCCCGCCAGGCAGCCGCCAAAAGCAGCTCGGCAGCGCTCTAA
- the flgC gene encoding flagellar basal body rod protein FlgC — protein sequence MDLIKSLFVSASGLKAQNGRMRIIAENIANANSTGKAPGEEPYRRKIPTFEAQFDKELGAQKVELGKIAEDQSDFPSHHMPGHPAADENGYVLQPNVNTLIETTDMREAQRSYEANLNVIETTRRMLQRTIDILRA from the coding sequence ATGGACCTGATCAAATCCCTGTTTGTTTCGGCAAGCGGCCTCAAGGCGCAAAACGGGCGCATGCGCATCATTGCGGAAAACATCGCCAACGCCAACTCGACCGGAAAGGCGCCGGGGGAAGAACCTTATCGCCGCAAAATCCCGACTTTCGAGGCGCAGTTCGACAAGGAACTCGGTGCGCAGAAGGTGGAGCTTGGCAAGATTGCCGAGGACCAGTCCGATTTCCCGTCCCACCACATGCCGGGCCATCCGGCGGCCGATGAGAACGGATACGTGCTGCAGCCGAACGTGAATACGCTGATCGAGACGACCGACATGCGCGAGGCGCAGCGGTCCTATGAAGCCAATCTGAACGTCATCGAAACCACGCGCCGGATGCTGCAGCGGACGATCGATATCCTGCGGGCGTGA
- the flgB gene encoding flagellar basal body rod protein FlgB, with protein sequence MAVMDLPLFQALKSKMRWHQARQGVLAENIANADTPGFGARDVKAYSFKDHVGRESLVLAAETTKVGHIASSMSGSGTRDAKVEMLDSFEVTPSGNSVNLEEQMMKVTENQMDFQAATTLYTKGLGLIRTALSKSV encoded by the coding sequence ATGGCTGTGATGGACCTGCCGCTGTTCCAGGCGCTGAAATCGAAAATGCGATGGCATCAGGCGCGCCAGGGAGTGCTGGCCGAAAACATCGCCAATGCCGATACGCCCGGCTTTGGCGCCAGGGACGTCAAGGCCTACAGCTTCAAGGATCACGTTGGCCGGGAAAGCCTGGTGCTGGCGGCCGAGACCACGAAGGTCGGTCATATCGCCAGTTCCATGTCGGGATCGGGGACCAGGGATGCCAAGGTCGAAATGCTGGATTCCTTCGAGGTGACGCCCAGTGGCAACAGCGTCAATCTTGAAGAGCAGATGATGAAGGTGACCGAGAACCAGATGGATTTCCAGGCGGCGACGACCCTTTACACCAAGGGCCTTGGACTGATCCGCACCGCGTTGTCGAAGAGTGTCTAG